The Pseudodesulfovibrio sp. zrk46 genome contains a region encoding:
- the mnmE gene encoding tRNA uridine-5-carboxymethylaminomethyl(34) synthesis GTPase MnmE, giving the protein MLDPKLAKDTIAAIATPPGDGGVGIIRISGTNCRVIASKVFRAAAKSFSDFTPYRLHYGHVLDANGRELDDVLAAFMPGPNSYTGEDVVEINCHGGRAVLSAVLEVILNLGARLAARGEFTYRAFMNGRMDLSQAEAVAEMIHAPTKAAMHLAQVKLSGLLGKKISELRAKLEHLRAQLVVAVDFPEDEVECLSPEELVKVSSEVRSEINGLLSAVDRTKAWREGALVVLAGRVNAGKSSMMNALLGRNRAIVTDQPGTTRDYLEESINLDGLNIRLADTAGIRKTDDAIEAAGLEMGRDLMDQADLVLFLADGTAPLEEDALERARILDPDKTLAVLNKSDLPNFSADHGAALANLKLETISVSAKHGTDIDSLCNRIRERVLHGAGQPDPDELTPNARQAAVLASATEELLLLEQDTEMGIPYDLLSVRLETACDILSGITGEITSNEILNAIFDSFCIGK; this is encoded by the coding sequence ATGCTTGACCCGAAACTTGCCAAGGATACAATTGCAGCCATTGCCACCCCTCCGGGTGACGGTGGTGTTGGTATCATCCGCATCAGCGGAACGAACTGCCGCGTCATAGCGAGTAAAGTCTTCCGCGCTGCTGCCAAGTCATTCTCCGACTTCACCCCGTACCGACTGCATTACGGCCATGTGCTGGATGCTAACGGCCGTGAACTGGACGATGTACTGGCCGCATTCATGCCCGGCCCGAACTCCTATACAGGCGAAGACGTGGTGGAAATCAACTGCCACGGTGGGCGCGCCGTTTTGTCTGCGGTTCTGGAAGTAATCCTGAACCTCGGCGCACGACTGGCCGCACGCGGTGAATTCACTTACCGCGCCTTCATGAATGGTCGCATGGACCTGTCACAGGCCGAAGCCGTGGCAGAGATGATTCATGCCCCGACCAAGGCCGCCATGCACCTTGCACAGGTGAAGCTCTCCGGCTTGCTCGGCAAAAAGATCAGCGAACTGAGAGCCAAACTGGAACACCTGCGTGCACAGCTTGTTGTGGCGGTAGACTTCCCTGAGGACGAGGTGGAGTGCCTGTCTCCGGAAGAGCTGGTCAAAGTAAGCTCCGAAGTACGAAGCGAGATCAACGGACTGCTGTCGGCAGTTGACCGCACCAAGGCGTGGCGAGAAGGCGCACTGGTTGTACTGGCTGGCCGGGTCAATGCAGGCAAGTCGAGCATGATGAACGCCCTGCTGGGGCGCAACCGTGCCATTGTCACGGACCAGCCCGGCACCACTCGTGACTACCTTGAAGAATCCATCAATCTGGATGGCCTTAATATCCGCCTTGCTGACACAGCCGGCATCCGCAAGACTGACGATGCCATTGAGGCTGCCGGTCTGGAAATGGGCCGCGACCTGATGGACCAGGCTGATCTGGTGCTCTTCCTTGCTGATGGTACTGCCCCGCTTGAGGAGGATGCTCTGGAAAGGGCCAGAATCCTTGATCCGGATAAGACACTGGCCGTGCTGAACAAGTCCGACCTTCCGAATTTCAGCGCCGACCATGGCGCCGCACTGGCCAACCTCAAGCTGGAGACCATATCCGTCTCTGCCAAGCACGGTACCGATATCGACTCGCTGTGCAACCGCATTCGTGAACGAGTTCTGCACGGAGCGGGGCAACCCGATCCTGATGAACTGACGCCCAATGCTCGACAGGCAGCCGTGCTCGCTTCGGCCACTGAAGAACTGTTGCTGCTTGAGCAAGACACGGAAATGGGTATCCCTTACGACCTGCTCAGCGTTCGATTGGAGACGGCCTGTGACATCCTCTCCGGCATCACGGGCGAAATCACGTCCAATGAAATTCTCAACGCCATTTTCGATTCATTCTGCATAGGAAAATAA
- a CDS encoding GNAT family N-acetyltransferase — MLLPELVVGGTERLDDIRPMWEALNKLHAQVAPHFRLDFECYEFKDRKAYLQSKATLGELRIFLIRLKGKFIGYCVASLGNDFHGEIESIYVDELYRSMKMGDTLMRAALDWMDENGAITKSINVVYGNEAAFSFYEKYGFYPRSTTLLQR; from the coding sequence ATGCTACTCCCGGAACTCGTTGTTGGCGGCACAGAGCGCCTGGATGACATCCGCCCCATGTGGGAGGCCCTCAACAAGCTCCACGCCCAAGTCGCGCCGCATTTCCGACTCGATTTTGAATGCTACGAGTTCAAAGACCGCAAGGCGTACCTTCAAAGCAAGGCGACCCTTGGCGAACTCCGCATCTTCCTCATTCGCCTGAAAGGCAAATTCATCGGCTATTGCGTGGCCTCATTAGGCAATGACTTTCATGGGGAGATCGAATCCATCTATGTGGACGAGCTGTACCGCAGCATGAAAATGGGCGACACGCTCATGCGTGCCGCCCTGGATTGGATGGATGAGAATGGAGCCATCACCAAGTCCATCAATGTGGTCTATGGTAATGAAGCGGCCTTTTCCTTTTACGAAAAATACGGCTTCTACCCCCGTTCCACAACGCTGTTACAGCGTTAA
- the nhaA gene encoding Na+/H+ antiporter NhaA, whose protein sequence is MNQREERPLPIRYLLASFNEFFKMEAAGGIALMICTVAALVWANSPWAESYFTLWQTKLTVGIGDWMLSKPAILWINDGLMAIFFFVVGLEIKRELLVGGLSTPSQTVMPVAAAIGGMVIPAIFFVALNMGEESIGGWGIPMATDIAFALGIMSLLGSRVPVGLKIFLTAVAIVDDIGAILVIALFYTTSLDLTALTVGVVVLVMMAVLNLRWRIRHSIPYLLLGIIVWFAFLKSGIHATIAGVLAAMTIPAGTRMNCTNFVEKLRNAAETFEMAITPGKTVLTNREQQMALHSMEHAYDDATTPLQNIEHALHPWVAFCIMPIFALANAGVAFEADIFQDLVTPVSMGIFIGLVVGKQVGVTGACWLVHKLGLAQFPDRTTMIHLWGASCLAGVGFTMSIFIANLAFDDGSRLVELSKIAILFASLAAGALGYCILKYMAPDASGGESSED, encoded by the coding sequence ATGAATCAGAGAGAAGAAAGACCATTACCCATTCGCTACCTGCTTGCATCCTTCAATGAGTTTTTCAAGATGGAGGCCGCGGGCGGTATTGCCTTGATGATATGTACTGTGGCCGCCCTTGTGTGGGCCAACTCGCCGTGGGCTGAGAGTTATTTTACCCTGTGGCAGACCAAGCTCACCGTTGGAATTGGGGATTGGATGCTGTCCAAGCCCGCCATTCTGTGGATCAATGATGGACTCATGGCGATCTTCTTCTTCGTGGTGGGGCTGGAGATCAAGCGCGAACTCCTGGTGGGTGGATTGTCCACCCCGAGCCAGACCGTTATGCCTGTGGCCGCAGCCATCGGTGGTATGGTCATTCCGGCGATTTTCTTTGTCGCTCTTAATATGGGTGAGGAGTCCATTGGCGGTTGGGGCATCCCCATGGCCACGGATATCGCCTTTGCCTTGGGGATTATGTCTTTGCTTGGCAGTCGTGTGCCTGTGGGGCTCAAGATTTTTCTCACCGCAGTCGCCATTGTTGACGATATCGGTGCCATTCTGGTCATCGCGTTGTTTTACACCACGTCGTTGGACCTGACTGCGCTGACCGTTGGTGTGGTAGTGCTCGTCATGATGGCCGTGCTCAATCTGCGCTGGCGCATTCGGCACTCCATTCCCTATCTTCTGCTTGGAATCATTGTCTGGTTTGCCTTCCTCAAGTCAGGCATCCACGCCACCATTGCGGGTGTATTGGCCGCCATGACCATCCCGGCCGGAACGCGCATGAACTGCACCAATTTCGTGGAGAAGCTTCGCAACGCTGCCGAGACCTTTGAGATGGCTATTACGCCGGGCAAGACCGTGCTTACCAACAGGGAACAGCAGATGGCGTTGCACTCCATGGAGCACGCCTATGATGACGCAACCACCCCGTTGCAGAACATTGAGCATGCCCTACACCCGTGGGTTGCGTTCTGCATCATGCCGATTTTTGCCCTCGCCAATGCCGGCGTGGCATTTGAAGCAGATATCTTTCAGGACCTGGTGACACCGGTTTCCATGGGAATCTTCATCGGCTTGGTGGTAGGAAAGCAGGTCGGTGTAACAGGGGCATGCTGGCTGGTACACAAGCTTGGACTGGCTCAGTTCCCGGACCGCACCACCATGATACATCTTTGGGGCGCAAGTTGCCTTGCAGGTGTCGGTTTCACCATGTCCATCTTCATCGCCAACCTCGCCTTTGATGACGGTTCACGACTGGTCGAGCTCTCCAAGATTGCAATCTTGTTCGCCTCGCTGGCTGCAGGGGCACTTGGTTATTGTATCCTGAAGTACATGGCGCCGGACGCCTCAGGCGGGGAGAGTTCAGAAGATTAA
- a CDS encoding diguanylate cyclase: protein MRTIKDIFADESLSFTPQELIDFEHTIKDCISEFLPFTSYSLFFPRGNKGTPVPEPEYRAEDKELVLPLVFQDRMLCYFIAKGVKLKAPSTAPKYIMALATAVLEKIALYKKSVTEPLTGLYSRDYFFDELANSIDQVQGCIAHGSCRAGVEGNTAEMAFSGTLGVIFLDLDNFQTINERYGYLTGDDILSEVGRLLSMVCPKYTTVSRFANDKFAVLVPDAKPRSCFQLSEVIRSGISKLSFTDDITKDTITLTGSLGFVNYPQGLEGGQFRRTPSEQARMLVRKARKGVGVSKDQGRNRVFGYGDILTKGGRVIEKLPMDRMVVSIGETVGAKVGQRFLLRAPKSGAAASATLSQDERLSGRYPAMYKGEVVLVEVQEELSFAEVLHIADPTWTVEPGDRLKLIEGDESLFAVQPEVEDAAVRKDAARLVSYSDFAAHLTTVRQESEQFGLSLIRILDQPADSDDNYQEAMDQMVSGVANIARAVLGDKAYGGRFGLNGMIFFQEDVDCETLMERTLEIEKRVADTLSFKVSIGSSCYPFLNYKRADILENCRKALDHAMLLPEPCVAVFDSISLNLSADRRFMDGDVYGAIDEFKLALLDDDENLLARNSLGICFAQLGRFEDARTHFEEVIAIDDKDILALYNLGWANHSLGDLKKAEAAYRQCLKADPAHVYSLMRLGSIEEKGGNYKKAAELYKQAMEQPGGERMVLRPLARVSYVLGDIEDTREYLHLALNADHNDHQAMHLLARLYLDQGEDPQIAEVLARQSSALSPGKDIYWDVLVEALEAQGKSEEAAKVKARAAG, encoded by the coding sequence ATGAGGACCATAAAAGACATTTTCGCGGACGAGTCGTTGTCTTTCACGCCGCAGGAATTGATCGATTTCGAACATACGATCAAGGACTGCATCAGTGAATTTCTGCCGTTCACATCCTACAGCCTCTTCTTCCCTAGGGGAAACAAGGGGACGCCTGTGCCCGAACCGGAGTATAGGGCCGAGGACAAGGAGCTCGTCCTGCCGTTGGTCTTTCAGGATCGCATGCTTTGCTACTTCATTGCCAAAGGCGTGAAGCTGAAAGCGCCGTCCACCGCTCCCAAGTACATCATGGCGCTGGCTACCGCTGTCCTCGAGAAGATCGCTCTATATAAAAAGAGTGTGACCGAACCGCTGACCGGCCTCTACTCCCGCGATTATTTCTTTGATGAGTTGGCCAACTCCATCGATCAGGTGCAGGGGTGCATCGCCCACGGCAGTTGCCGGGCAGGGGTAGAAGGTAACACCGCCGAAATGGCTTTTTCCGGTACACTGGGCGTCATCTTTCTCGACCTCGACAATTTTCAGACCATCAACGAGCGCTACGGCTACCTGACTGGCGATGACATCCTGTCCGAAGTAGGCCGCCTGTTGAGTATGGTCTGCCCCAAGTATACGACCGTGTCCCGCTTCGCCAACGACAAGTTCGCCGTCCTCGTGCCGGACGCCAAGCCGCGTTCCTGCTTCCAGCTTTCCGAGGTTATTCGCTCCGGTATTTCCAAGCTTTCATTTACCGATGATATTACCAAGGACACCATCACCCTGACCGGTTCTCTCGGTTTCGTTAATTACCCGCAAGGGTTGGAGGGCGGCCAGTTCCGCCGGACTCCTTCCGAGCAGGCCCGCATGCTGGTGCGCAAGGCGCGCAAGGGCGTGGGCGTTTCCAAGGATCAGGGCCGAAACCGCGTGTTCGGCTATGGCGATATCCTTACCAAGGGCGGCCGTGTCATCGAGAAGCTGCCCATGGACCGCATGGTCGTGTCCATTGGTGAAACTGTCGGGGCCAAGGTGGGCCAGCGGTTCCTGCTGCGCGCGCCCAAGTCCGGTGCGGCTGCATCTGCCACCCTGTCTCAGGACGAACGCCTGTCCGGCCGTTACCCCGCCATGTACAAGGGCGAGGTCGTTCTGGTCGAAGTGCAGGAAGAGCTCTCTTTTGCGGAAGTACTCCATATCGCGGACCCGACATGGACCGTGGAACCCGGCGATCGTCTCAAGCTCATTGAAGGAGATGAATCGCTGTTCGCGGTACAGCCGGAAGTGGAAGATGCCGCTGTTCGCAAGGATGCAGCCCGACTGGTTTCCTACAGTGACTTCGCGGCTCATCTGACTACGGTTCGTCAGGAGAGCGAGCAGTTTGGTCTCTCTCTGATCCGTATTCTGGATCAGCCTGCCGACTCGGACGACAACTATCAGGAAGCCATGGACCAGATGGTCTCCGGTGTGGCCAACATTGCCCGCGCCGTGCTTGGTGACAAGGCGTACGGTGGCCGCTTCGGCCTCAACGGCATGATCTTTTTCCAAGAGGATGTGGACTGCGAGACCCTCATGGAGCGCACGCTGGAGATTGAAAAGCGGGTGGCCGACACCTTGTCCTTCAAAGTCTCCATCGGTTCGTCCTGCTATCCTTTCCTGAATTACAAGCGGGCAGACATTCTCGAAAATTGCCGAAAGGCCCTTGATCACGCCATGCTGCTGCCCGAGCCTTGCGTTGCCGTGTTTGATTCCATTTCACTCAATCTTTCCGCAGACCGCCGTTTCATGGATGGCGATGTGTATGGCGCCATTGACGAGTTCAAGCTGGCGCTTCTTGATGATGACGAGAACCTGCTGGCTCGCAACTCGCTGGGCATCTGCTTCGCTCAGTTGGGACGGTTTGAGGATGCGCGCACGCATTTTGAAGAAGTCATCGCCATTGATGACAAGGATATTCTCGCCCTCTACAATCTGGGCTGGGCCAACCACAGTCTGGGCGATCTGAAGAAGGCGGAGGCAGCATATCGCCAGTGCCTGAAAGCAGACCCGGCCCATGTCTATTCCCTGATGCGACTTGGTTCCATTGAAGAGAAGGGCGGCAACTACAAGAAGGCTGCCGAACTCTACAAGCAGGCCATGGAGCAACCCGGCGGGGAGCGCATGGTGCTTCGTCCTTTGGCCCGTGTCTCTTACGTCCTTGGCGATATCGAGGATACCCGTGAATATCTCCACCTCGCGCTCAATGCCGACCACAACGATCATCAGGCCATGCATCTGCTCGCCCGACTCTACCTCGATCAGGGTGAGGACCCACAGATCGCGGAAGTGCTCGCTCGCCAGTCTTCGGCACTGTCGCCGGGCAAGGATATCTACTGGGATGTGTTGGTAGAGGCCTTGGAAGCACAGGGCAAGAGCGAGGAAGCCGCCAAGGTCAAAGCCCGCGCTGCTGGGTAG
- the panC gene encoding pantoate--beta-alanine ligase, giving the protein MQIIRDPKELQKQCLKWRQEGLTIGLVPTMGFFHDGHLALMKRARPECDKLVVTLFVNPTQFGENEDLDKYPHDFEGDRAKAESQGTDILFAPAPDAMYHPDHATWIDVPELGQHLCGSARPGHFRGVCTVVTKLFMLTQPDLAVFGQKDWQQLAIIRRMVRDLDIPVKLIGHEIIREADGLAMSSRNAYLTEEERAAAPGIRQGLQKAADKVVSGERNPDAVKKFLKDEFSAAIPMSTVDYIEVVDPEAIVPVDEITVPVLVAVAVQVGKARLIDNLLIEV; this is encoded by the coding sequence ATGCAGATAATTCGTGACCCCAAAGAGCTCCAGAAGCAATGCCTGAAATGGCGGCAGGAAGGCCTCACCATAGGCCTGGTGCCGACCATGGGCTTTTTTCATGACGGACACCTTGCGCTGATGAAGCGTGCACGGCCCGAATGCGACAAGCTGGTAGTAACCCTGTTCGTGAACCCGACCCAGTTCGGGGAGAACGAGGATCTGGACAAGTACCCCCACGATTTCGAGGGCGACCGCGCCAAGGCAGAGTCCCAAGGTACGGATATACTTTTCGCGCCGGCTCCGGACGCCATGTACCACCCGGACCACGCCACATGGATCGATGTGCCCGAACTGGGCCAGCACCTGTGCGGCTCGGCCCGTCCCGGTCACTTCCGCGGAGTGTGCACCGTTGTCACCAAGCTGTTCATGCTCACCCAGCCTGATCTGGCTGTTTTCGGGCAAAAGGACTGGCAGCAGCTCGCCATCATCCGACGCATGGTGCGCGATCTGGACATCCCGGTGAAACTCATCGGCCACGAGATTATTCGCGAGGCAGATGGCCTGGCCATGAGCTCACGAAACGCCTACCTCACCGAAGAAGAACGCGCTGCCGCACCCGGCATCCGTCAAGGTTTGCAGAAAGCTGCCGATAAGGTGGTGTCCGGCGAACGTAATCCGGACGCTGTGAAGAAATTTTTGAAAGATGAGTTTTCCGCCGCCATTCCCATGAGCACGGTGGATTACATTGAAGTCGTCGACCCCGAAGCCATTGTCCCTGTGGACGAGATCACCGTTCCTGTCCTGGTGGCCGTAGCCGTGCAAGTTGGCAAGGCTCGACTGATCGATAACCTGTTGATTGAGGTATAA
- the panD gene encoding aspartate 1-decarboxylase has translation MAKRCFLSAKIHGATITMANLEYRGSLSIDTKLMKQVGILPYEQVDVYNLDNGERLTTYAIPGAPGEICLNGAAAHKGKVGQRVIIATYMWLDESEAHTKKPRVIVAGKNNTVDEILECDLTPDF, from the coding sequence ATGGCAAAACGCTGTTTTCTGAGCGCCAAGATTCATGGCGCCACCATCACCATGGCGAATCTGGAGTACCGGGGCAGCCTGTCCATCGACACCAAGCTGATGAAACAGGTTGGCATTCTGCCCTACGAACAGGTGGATGTGTACAACCTGGATAATGGAGAACGCCTGACCACCTACGCCATCCCCGGCGCCCCCGGAGAGATCTGTCTCAACGGTGCCGCCGCACACAAGGGCAAGGTCGGACAGCGCGTTATCATCGCCACTTACATGTGGCTGGACGAGAGCGAGGCACACACCAAGAAGCCCCGCGTCATCGTCGCTGGCAAAAACAACACCGTTGATGAAATTCTCGAGTGCGACCTCACTCCCGATTTCTAG
- the metK gene encoding methionine adenosyltransferase produces MQIEGKYLFTSESVTEGHPDKVADQISDAILDAIIGQDAMARVACETLVTTGMAFIAGEISTTAYADFPEIVRATIKDIGYNSADNMGFDWETCAVISSIDKQSPDIAQGVDRQKPEEQGAGDQGMMFGFATNETPTLMPTPIYYAHQLSKRLTDVRKEGVLDYLRPDGKTQVCVEFDNGKPVRIDNVVVSSQHAEGVELGQLQEDILREVVLKTLPEDLIDDKLKSYINPTGRFVIGGPVGDCGLTGRKIINDTYGGAGAHGGGAFSGKDPSKVDRSGAYMARYVAKNVVASGLADQCEVQIAYAIGVADPVSVVVCSRGTGKVSDEQLTKAVNEVFDLRPYYILERLDLRKPIFQKSTNYGHFGRELPEFGWEKTDAVDDLRTACKI; encoded by the coding sequence ATGCAGATTGAAGGCAAGTATCTGTTCACTTCCGAATCCGTTACTGAAGGTCACCCCGACAAAGTCGCCGACCAGATTTCCGACGCAATCCTCGATGCCATCATTGGTCAGGACGCTATGGCTCGCGTGGCCTGCGAAACCCTGGTCACCACCGGTATGGCTTTCATCGCCGGTGAGATTTCCACTACTGCTTACGCAGATTTCCCGGAGATCGTCCGCGCCACCATCAAGGACATCGGCTACAACTCTGCCGACAACATGGGCTTTGACTGGGAAACCTGCGCTGTCATCTCCTCCATTGACAAGCAGTCCCCGGATATCGCTCAGGGCGTTGACCGCCAGAAGCCCGAAGAACAGGGCGCAGGCGACCAGGGCATGATGTTCGGTTTCGCCACCAACGAGACCCCGACCCTGATGCCCACCCCGATCTACTACGCTCACCAGCTCTCCAAGCGCCTCACCGACGTGCGCAAGGAAGGCGTTCTGGACTACCTGCGCCCCGACGGCAAGACTCAGGTCTGCGTCGAATTCGACAACGGCAAGCCCGTGCGCATCGACAACGTTGTTGTCTCCTCCCAGCACGCTGAAGGCGTCGAACTCGGCCAGCTGCAGGAAGACATCCTTCGTGAAGTCGTCCTCAAGACCCTGCCCGAGGACCTGATCGACGATAAACTCAAGTCTTACATCAACCCCACCGGCCGTTTCGTTATCGGTGGCCCCGTCGGCGACTGCGGTCTGACCGGCCGTAAGATCATCAACGACACCTACGGCGGTGCAGGTGCCCACGGCGGTGGCGCATTCTCCGGTAAGGACCCGTCCAAGGTCGACCGCTCCGGCGCTTACATGGCTCGTTACGTTGCCAAGAACGTCGTTGCTTCCGGCCTGGCCGACCAGTGCGAAGTCCAGATCGCTTACGCCATCGGTGTTGCCGATCCCGTCTCCGTAGTTGTCTGCTCCCGCGGCACCGGCAAGGTCTCCGACGAACAGCTGACCAAGGCTGTCAACGAAGTCTTCGACCTGCGCCCCTACTACATCCTGGAACGCCTGGACCTGCGCAAGCCTATCTTCCAGAAGTCCACCAACTACGGTCACTTCGGTCGCGAGCTCCCCGAGTTCGGCTGGGAAAAGACCGACGCTGTCGACGATCTCCGCACTGCCTGCAAGATCTAG
- a CDS encoding transporter substrate-binding domain-containing protein, with product MRLYLIALLLFGVFLPGLMAAPAGAEELRVAYIKYPPFNYPKDGKAHGTAVELVRQVCQKLGLEPVFQPLPFARLLYEMKTGEVHCAANLYWNEERAQYMEYVPFSSIYEEIVVYVNNASGFRPVVLDDLHGHDVGAVRGYHYGEGVLEKLGGNVVFVKDSHTLYKMLAEGRFDVALGNRYGGAAVLNELGHRDKVRVMFSLARQQFFVAFSKTLGAKGHALANQFAIEMQRIAKENGESED from the coding sequence ATGCGGTTGTATTTAATAGCGTTGTTACTCTTTGGCGTCTTCCTGCCGGGCCTTATGGCTGCACCGGCAGGAGCAGAAGAGTTGCGTGTTGCATATATCAAATACCCTCCCTTTAATTATCCCAAGGATGGCAAGGCTCATGGCACAGCCGTGGAGCTTGTCCGACAAGTTTGTCAGAAGCTCGGTCTCGAGCCTGTTTTTCAGCCTCTGCCGTTTGCGCGTTTGCTTTATGAGATGAAAACAGGAGAGGTGCACTGCGCCGCCAACCTCTATTGGAATGAGGAGCGGGCACAATATATGGAATACGTGCCGTTCAGCTCCATCTATGAAGAGATCGTCGTGTACGTGAACAACGCCAGCGGATTTCGGCCCGTCGTGCTGGATGACCTGCATGGTCATGATGTCGGCGCGGTGCGCGGCTACCATTATGGCGAAGGCGTGCTGGAAAAACTGGGCGGAAATGTGGTTTTTGTCAAAGACAGCCACACCCTGTACAAGATGCTTGCTGAGGGGCGGTTTGATGTCGCGTTGGGCAACCGCTATGGTGGCGCGGCTGTGCTCAATGAACTGGGGCATCGGGACAAGGTCCGCGTCATGTTTTCCTTGGCGCGGCAGCAGTTCTTCGTGGCTTTTTCCAAGACGCTGGGTGCCAAGGGCCATGCGTTGGCCAACCAATTTGCGATTGAGATGCAACGCATTGCGAAGGAGAATGGAGAGAGCGAAGACTAG
- a CDS encoding glutamate synthase-related protein: protein MTNFPKSNDVLGSVNRGNAIDSGLCTLCRADCQGKCETWLSSLRGREVLYPRDFGLVTAGSGNTTHVGVSYNSLRIQGLNYGAMGAPCTDKDLLFTDVSLETSFGAKETTKCKVPFMTGALGSTFIAAKYWDAFASGCALVGAPIVVGENVVGVDRESEIKNGRISKAPELERRIDTYMRYYDGYGAIIVQLNVEDTRNGVAEYVAEKYGDKVIIELKWGQGAKNIGGEIEVTSIEYAQFLKKRGYLVDPDPEKPEVIDGYNRGSIKHFARHSRLGYTNLATYEQVRDEFMNSVKYLRELGFKRISLKTGSYGMEALAMAIKFASEAELDLLTMDGSGGGTGMSPWNMMESWGVPSILLHSKAHEYASRLAAKGKRVVDMSFAGGFAKGSDIFKGLALGGPYAKMICMGRGMMIPGFLGSNIEGVLNPERKAAVNGNWDKLPAAVAKYGQSAEEIFACYSDVEKHVGKDEMKNVPLGAVAIWCLVDKLSAELQQLLCGARKFSLQEIGRNDIASGNRETEQETGIRFITDIMDETAKKILDM, encoded by the coding sequence TTGACGAACTTCCCAAAAAGTAATGACGTATTAGGAAGCGTAAACCGCGGTAACGCCATTGATTCAGGTCTGTGCACCCTGTGCCGGGCCGATTGTCAGGGCAAATGTGAGACTTGGCTTTCCTCCCTGCGTGGCCGCGAAGTGCTGTACCCCCGCGACTTCGGTCTTGTCACCGCAGGCAGCGGCAACACCACCCACGTGGGCGTTTCCTACAACTCCCTCAGAATTCAGGGTCTGAACTACGGTGCCATGGGCGCTCCCTGCACCGACAAGGACCTGCTTTTCACTGATGTTTCTCTGGAGACATCCTTCGGCGCCAAAGAGACTACCAAATGTAAAGTTCCCTTCATGACCGGCGCCCTCGGTTCCACCTTCATCGCCGCCAAGTACTGGGACGCTTTTGCTTCCGGTTGCGCGCTGGTTGGCGCACCCATCGTTGTCGGTGAAAACGTTGTCGGCGTGGACCGCGAATCCGAGATCAAGAACGGCCGCATTTCCAAGGCTCCCGAGCTGGAACGCCGTATCGACACCTACATGCGCTATTACGATGGCTACGGCGCAATCATCGTGCAGCTCAACGTTGAGGACACCCGCAACGGCGTGGCCGAATACGTGGCCGAGAAGTACGGCGACAAGGTCATCATCGAACTCAAGTGGGGTCAGGGCGCCAAGAACATCGGCGGCGAGATCGAAGTCACCAGCATCGAGTACGCCCAGTTCCTGAAGAAACGTGGCTACCTCGTGGATCCCGATCCGGAAAAGCCCGAAGTCATCGACGGCTACAATCGCGGCTCCATCAAGCACTTCGCCCGCCACAGCCGCCTCGGCTACACCAACCTCGCCACCTACGAACAGGTTCGCGACGAGTTCATGAACTCCGTCAAGTACCTGCGCGAACTCGGCTTCAAGCGCATCTCCCTGAAGACCGGTTCCTACGGCATGGAAGCGCTGGCCATGGCCATCAAGTTCGCCTCCGAAGCAGAACTTGACCTGCTCACCATGGACGGCTCCGGCGGTGGCACCGGCATGAGCCCGTGGAACATGATGGAAAGCTGGGGCGTCCCCTCCATCCTGCTCCACTCCAAGGCGCATGAATACGCTTCCCGCCTCGCCGCCAAGGGCAAGCGCGTAGTGGATATGTCTTTCGCCGGTGGTTTTGCCAAAGGCAGCGACATCTTCAAGGGCCTCGCCCTCGGCGGTCCTTACGCCAAGATGATCTGCATGGGCCGCGGCATGATGATCCCCGGCTTCCTCGGCTCCAACATCGAAGGCGTGCTCAACCCCGAGCGCAAGGCTGCGGTCAACGGCAACTGGGACAAGCTCCCCGCCGCTGTTGCCAAGTACGGGCAGTCTGCTGAAGAAATCTTCGCCTGCTACTCCGACGTTGAGAAACATGTCGGTAAGGATGAGATGAAGAACGTGCCGCTGGGTGCGGTCGCCATCTGGTGTCTGGTGGACAAACTGTCCGCAGAGCTGCAGCAGCTCCTGTGCGGTGCGCGCAAGTTCTCCCTGCAGGAAATCGGTCGCAACGACATTGCCTCCGGCAACCGCGAAACCGAACAGGAAACCGGCATCCGTTTCATCACCGATATCATGGATGAAACCGCCAAGAAGATCCTCGACATGTAA